A single window of Cydia strobilella chromosome 18, ilCydStro3.1, whole genome shotgun sequence DNA harbors:
- the LOC134749688 gene encoding A disintegrin and metalloproteinase with thrombospondin motifs 7-like, which translates to MKYAKSFRYTEPKQNNISIPIMIHMDTAVTHQMAKLKGYKKTKEGRRRLNFAPKLILREVEKLLKSLDQRVHLKLVNFKIVTNQTLDMDENVSEYLKNYCAWQKSMKVKRGETYFSVLLTGLEVYYIGKNGQKVRESTGRGYMGRMCSVHRSCAVVQWHERDLVYLLAHEIAHSLGVYHDGTNNSCRAGFIMANQYSRENVPQHWSTCSKTHLEEFLRNKEKSWCVNTKLKNRRKRN; encoded by the exons ATGAAATATGCCAAATCATTTAGGTACACAGAACCTAAGCAAAATAATATATCAATACCGATAATGATACATATGGACACTGCAGTGACACATCAAATGGCCAAACTAAAAGGATACAAGAAAACAAAAGAAGGACGAAGAAGATTgaattttgcacccaaacttaTTTTGcgggaagttgaaaaattattaaaaagtttaGATCAAAGAGTGCATTTAAAATTAGTGAATTTTAAAATAGTGACCAATCAGACTTTGGATATGGATGAAAATGTTAGTGAATATTTGAAAAACTACTGCGCGTGGCAGAAAAGTATGAAAGTCAAGAGAGGTGAAACGTACTTTTCCGTTTTGCTCACTGGACTGGAAGTGTACTATATTGGGAAGAATGGACAAAAAGTTAGAGAAAGCACAG GTCGTGGTTACATGGGCAGGATGTGCAGCGTGCACCGAAGCTGCGCTGTGGTGCAGTGGCACGAGAGAGACTTGGTGTATCTGCTGGCACATGAGATTGCTCACAG TTTGGGTGTATACCACGACGGCACAAATAACAGCTGCCGCGCTGGCTTCATCATGGCTAACCAGTACAGTCGAGAAAATGTACCGCAGCATTGGTCTACATGCAGCAAAACTCATCTTGAAGAGTTTTTAAG GAATAAGGAGAAATCATGGTGTGTAAACACGAAATTGAAGAACAGAAGGAAGAGGAACTAA